TTCATCGGCGCTCAGCACGACCGGGCTGCGGAAAAACAGGTTGAATTCGCCCAGCAGGCGCTGCTGCAGCCGGATCGGCACGCTGACGACGCTTTCGTAGCCCACCTTGGCGCAGCGCCGCACCGGGATTTCGTCATGGCTCAGGATCGGGATCACGCGTGTTCGCGATTCGGGCAGCAGGTTGCCGCAGGCGCAGGCGCCGGCCAGCAGGGTGCGCTCTTCTTCGAGCATGTCTTGCGGAAAGCAGTCGGACGCCAGCATCAGGTAGCGCTGGCTGGCAGCGTCCGACCAGCGCACCGCGCCGGCGTCGGCCTTCATCAGGGTGCGCACGCGCTGGGCAAAGCCGCGCGCCAGTTCTTCGATGCTGCTGGACTGGGCCAGGAAAGCGCTGACTTCATACAGCGCCTCAAGCCGCAGCCGCTGGGCTTCGATGTGCCGGGTCTTAGCCTCGACCTGGGATTCGAGCCCCTTGTACATCGACTCCAGGGTTGCGGCCATGCGGTTGAAACCGGCCGCCACCTGGCCGAACTCGTCCTCGGTATCGACGTCGATGCGCGTTGCAAACTCGCCCGACTCCACCTTGCCCAGGCCCTGCCGCAGCCGGCTCAGGGGACTGATCACATACAGGTAGCCGGTGTAGAGCATGATCACCGCGCCGCCGATGGCCAGCGCCATCATGGCGAACTGGAACAGGTTCAGGATGGCGGTCAGCCGCGACAGATGCCGCTCGATGGCCAGCACAAACCGGTCAATGGCCTCGACAAAATCGCCGGCCGTCTGCAGCGAGGTTTCCACCGGCAATGCCGGCCCGGTCAGCCACTGCTGGCGCTGCACCTTCCACAATGACTCGACCACGGAAAACTGCTGGCGGACCTGCTCATCCCAGGGCACGAACAGGGGTCGGGAGGCATCGCCGCTACGCAACACCGACAGGCTGTCTTCAAAATTACCGATCAGGCGTTGCAGCTCCGGTTGTGGCGTACCGGCATGCACGGCGCTGGTCAGCCGCCAGGTCTGCATGCGCATGCGCCCGGCTTCATTGACAGCGGCAGCGCCGCCTTCAAGCTGCCAGGTCACCCACAAGGTCAGCCCGATGGAGGCCAGGGCAAGCAGCAGCAGGCTGGCGCCAATGCGCAAAAGCTTTTTGGACAGGGACGCGGTGTGCTGCATTCTTTTAGTACCTGGCGCCTCCCGGCGGTGCGCGGCTGGCTGGAGCGCCGCGCGACGGCGCAGCGCACTGTTCGCAGACCATGCCGGCCAGCCGGTGCAGCGACTGCCAGCCGCTCATCGGCCAGTCGGGCTGCTTCAATCCCTTGACGATGCCATCGACCTTTTGCGCGGCATCGAGCAGTTTCGCCAGCGTTGCATCGCTCAGACCGGGCAGCACGCGCTCATAGAGTTTTTCCTTCGCGCCCCAGACGCGGTTTTCGCGCAGCGCCATCGGCATGGGCCGGCCGGCCTGAATCGCGTCTTTCACCCGTTTCAGGCTGCGGATGTCTTCGGCCAGCGCCCAGTGCACCAGCACTTCGGATTCGCCTTCGGACTGCAGGCCGTCAATC
This DNA window, taken from Polaromonas hydrogenivorans, encodes the following:
- a CDS encoding type IV pili methyl-accepting chemotaxis transducer N-terminal domain-containing protein; the encoded protein is MQHTASLSKKLLRIGASLLLLALASIGLTLWVTWQLEGGAAAVNEAGRMRMQTWRLTSAVHAGTPQPELQRLIGNFEDSLSVLRSGDASRPLFVPWDEQVRQQFSVVESLWKVQRQQWLTGPALPVETSLQTAGDFVEAIDRFVLAIERHLSRLTAILNLFQFAMMALAIGGAVIMLYTGYLYVISPLSRLRQGLGKVESGEFATRIDVDTEDEFGQVAAGFNRMAATLESMYKGLESQVEAKTRHIEAQRLRLEALYEVSAFLAQSSSIEELARGFAQRVRTLMKADAGAVRWSDAASQRYLMLASDCFPQDMLEEERTLLAGACACGNLLPESRTRVIPILSHDEIPVRRCAKVGYESVVSVPIRLQQRLLGEFNLFFRSPVVLSADETELLDALASHLASALESLRAAALAREAAVAEERALIARELHDSIAQSLVFLKIQVQLLRGASNKGQAAQMKQALDELDTGLRESIADVRELLVHFRTRTNTDDIAQALQETLQKFQHQTGLPAHLTVQGDGLPLPPDVQVQVLHVLQEALSNVRKHAGATQVEVEVIKGENWRFLVRDNGVGFDASQSHSQSHVGMKIMRERAGGIGAQVEIVSGPGLGTTVMLTLPAHPVSRGRSTAITGLELESLG